Proteins found in one Geminocystis sp. M7585_C2015_104 genomic segment:
- a CDS encoding right-handed parallel beta-helix repeat-containing protein, producing MADKIVLRVNTFEDQNDGSSYRGLSLRDAILMANANPSKEYEILLPAGTYPLTIKNVLLPPRDRSADGDTLFESRLATGDLDIIGKVTIIGLGTDPTQTIIDAEPLLTTLPREGDPFSDNSSSQIGDRVFDVLSGEKSRRKLPNGQPANGKLNLKNVTVQGGRIVEENIDANPKDGGAINIDEGATATIIDSIIRNNSTIGAGGAINNSGRLTIINSTVADSQSDSFGGGINNNGTLVVERSIISGNRAEDNAGGISNSGTLTIRNSAIINNIAYAGASEVIEGGGGGILNEAGGNLIVVNTTISGNRTASPEQLDENGLPIGPGDGGGGPLNRGRARIINSTIVNNFAQVGSGVYSETTEANTILYNTIVALNRGAPDIDGFFDRRSGYNLISNANGAILDGYNGNMVGGATTSRGVVDVKLGPLQNNGGPTPTHALLPGSPAIDAGDFEEVNILFYFGDFPLDQRGSERISNGKIDIGAYEVFVPPTQTTSTTQSAVPSNNTTLMGVNANSNNSSSKSTGLGESSGTTPIEMVLNDSRSGNSTQSANDNVSNNTPNNVVQVMPFSASGDSLSTISTTGGNNKQSSLDSPIYRFRNTRVPGTYLYANAQEAESIRRNYANFFQEEGVAFYVSETPNDDLIPITRFRNKNTPGTYLYTTPDEAQTVRNRYASVFEEEGIAFYAYGAYVNKGKDLYRLASLDNPGTYLFVFEEEKNRAPVLFGNHFRLEGIAFEVA from the coding sequence ATGGCCGACAAAATAGTATTGCGGGTAAATACATTCGAGGATCAGAACGATGGTAGTAGTTACAGGGGACTATCCCTAAGGGATGCAATCCTTATGGCCAATGCCAATCCCAGTAAGGAATATGAAATTCTACTGCCGGCGGGGACTTATCCTCTGACTATTAAAAATGTTTTACTACCCCCCAGGGACAGAAGTGCAGACGGGGACACTCTGTTTGAAAGTCGTCTAGCCACGGGGGACTTGGACATAATCGGCAAGGTCACCATCATAGGCCTAGGCACTGACCCCACACAGACCATTATAGACGCAGAACCTTTGTTGACAACTCTCCCTCGGGAGGGTGACCCCTTTTCTGACAACTCTTCTTCTCAAATCGGGGATAGGGTTTTTGATGTTCTTTCTGGGGAAAAGTCTAGGAGAAAACTGCCAAACGGGCAGCCAGCCAATGGAAAATTAAACCTAAAAAATGTCACCGTTCAGGGTGGGCGAATAGTAGAAGAAAATATAGACGCCAACCCAAAAGATGGTGGCGCCATAAACATAGATGAGGGGGCAACTGCCACCATAATAGACAGTATTATCAGAAACAATAGCACCATCGGCGCAGGCGGTGCAATTAACAACAGTGGGAGGCTGACTATTATAAATAGCACTGTTGCCGACAGCCAGTCCGATTCTTTTGGGGGGGGGATCAATAACAATGGTACCCTGGTAGTAGAAAGAAGTATAATTTCTGGAAATCGCGCAGAGGACAACGCTGGGGGTATTAGCAATAGTGGAACCCTGACTATCCGTAACAGCGCCATTATCAACAACATCGCCTACGCCGGCGCCTCGGAGGTAATAGAGGGAGGAGGTGGTGGGATTTTAAATGAGGCAGGGGGCAATCTTATTGTAGTTAACACCACCATATCGGGCAACAGAACCGCCTCTCCGGAACAACTGGACGAAAATGGACTCCCTATAGGACCCGGCGATGGAGGTGGCGGGCCCCTGAACAGGGGAAGGGCTCGTATCATCAATTCCACCATTGTGAACAACTTTGCCCAGGTGGGTTCGGGGGTGTACTCAGAAACTACCGAGGCAAACACTATTCTGTACAACACAATTGTAGCCCTTAACAGGGGGGCGCCCGACATTGACGGTTTCTTTGACCGTCGCAGTGGTTACAATCTGATCAGTAACGCCAATGGTGCTATACTTGATGGTTACAACGGTAATATGGTAGGTGGGGCCACCACCTCGAGGGGGGTTGTTGACGTAAAATTAGGGCCACTACAAAATAATGGCGGTCCAACACCAACCCATGCCCTACTACCAGGAAGTCCGGCTATAGACGCCGGCGATTTTGAAGAGGTCAATATTCTCTTCTATTTCGGGGATTTTCCACTGGATCAAAGGGGCTCAGAAAGAATAAGTAACGGGAAAATCGACATTGGGGCCTATGAGGTTTTTGTTCCCCCTACACAAACTACGAGCACCACTCAAAGTGCAGTTCCCTCTAATAACACAACACTGATGGGAGTCAATGCCAATAGCAACAACAGCTCTAGCAAAAGTACTGGTCTTGGAGAGTCCTCTGGGACTACTCCCATAGAAATGGTTCTGAATGATAGCAGAAGCGGCAATAGTACCCAGTCAGCAAACGATAACGTTTCCAACAACACCCCCAACAATGTGGTACAGGTAATGCCCTTTTCTGCTAGTGGAGATTCCCTGTCCACCATTAGCACAACGGGGGGGAATAATAAACAGTCCTCACTAGATTCCCCCATATACCGTTTCCGCAACACCCGTGTCCCGGGCACCTACTTATATGCAAATGCCCAAGAGGCGGAGAGCATTCGTCGCAACTATGCTAACTTCTTTCAAGAAGAGGGTGTAGCCTTTTATGTTTCTGAGACTCCAAATGATGACTTGATTCCTATTACCCGCTTCCGCAATAAGAATACTCCCGGTACATACCTGTATACCACCCCTGACGAAGCGCAGACTGTACGTAATCGCTATGCCTCTGTATTTGAAGAAGAGGGTATTGCTTTCTATGCTTATGGGGCATATGTCAACAAGGGGAAAGACTTGTACCGCTTGGCTAGTTTAGATAATCCAGGCACTTATCTTTTCGTCTTCGAGGAGGAGAAAAATCGGGCACCTGTCCTGTTTGGCAACCATTTTCGTCTAGAAGGTATTGCCTTTGAGGTAGCTTGA
- the cobO gene encoding cob(I)yrinic acid a,c-diamide adenosyltransferase, whose product MNNNVSAEEYKRRMERRKEIKEKRLANMKAEKGLIIVHTGDGKGKTTAALGMVIRSLGHGYKVAIIQFIKGAWEPAEKKVLQQWQGQLEFHAMGEGFTWETQDRERDIICASNAWEKAKSFIFNPDYRLILLDEINVALGLGYLNLGDVINTIKNKPATTHIILTGRGAKQELIEMADLVTEMKLIKHPFREQGIKAQPGIEY is encoded by the coding sequence ATGAATAACAATGTTTCGGCAGAGGAATACAAAAGGAGGATGGAGAGACGCAAAGAAATTAAAGAAAAACGTCTCGCCAATATGAAGGCAGAAAAGGGGTTGATTATTGTCCACACTGGCGATGGCAAAGGAAAAACAACTGCTGCCCTGGGGATGGTAATTAGAAGTTTGGGACATGGTTACAAAGTAGCAATTATACAGTTTATTAAGGGGGCATGGGAGCCGGCAGAAAAAAAGGTTTTACAACAGTGGCAAGGACAGTTAGAATTTCATGCTATGGGTGAGGGCTTTACCTGGGAAACTCAAGACAGAGAAAGGGATATAATTTGTGCGAGTAATGCCTGGGAAAAAGCAAAGTCTTTTATCTTTAACCCTGACTACAGGTTAATACTATTAGATGAGATTAACGTGGCTTTGGGACTGGGATATTTAAACCTGGGGGATGTGATAAATACTATAAAAAATAAACCGGCAACCACCCATATTATCCTAACAGGGAGGGGCGCTAAGCAGGAATTGATTGAAATGGCAGACTTAGTTACAGAAATGAAGTTGATAAAACATCCTTTTAGAGAACAGGGCATTAAAGCTCAACCAGGAATTGAGTATTAG
- a CDS encoding GNAT family N-acetyltransferase, giving the protein MVENVFKIRPARPGDVETLFELIRALADYEKLTDSVKGNPQSLAKHLFSQPAYAEAIVAEVQGKLVGFALFYPNYSTFLTKPGIHLEDLFVLPEYRRQGIGSALLKYVVNLAKERDFGRVEWNVLEWNKPAIIFYEKMGAHLLNEWRICRINLDEY; this is encoded by the coding sequence ATGGTGGAAAACGTCTTTAAAATACGCCCGGCAAGACCGGGAGATGTAGAAACACTGTTTGAATTAATTAGGGCATTGGCTGATTATGAAAAGCTAACCGACAGTGTCAAGGGTAATCCTCAGAGTTTGGCCAAACACCTGTTTTCACAACCAGCCTATGCGGAGGCTATTGTGGCAGAAGTACAAGGAAAATTAGTGGGTTTTGCCCTATTTTACCCCAACTATTCTACTTTTCTTACCAAGCCGGGTATTCACTTGGAAGACTTGTTTGTGTTGCCGGAATACCGTCGTCAGGGAATTGGCAGTGCCCTGTTAAAATATGTAGTAAATCTGGCAAAGGAACGTGATTTTGGCCGAGTGGAATGGAATGTTTTAGAATGGAATAAACCCGCCATTATTTTTTATGAGAAAATGGGGGCACACCTCCTCAATGAGTGGCGAATTTGCAGGATAAATCTTGACGAATACTAA
- a CDS encoding HIT domain-containing protein translates to MSNFYPENKYSHLTAINRQFLSFPAKYLYSLNKLKGKILDFGCGYGKDVEILQKKGLDISGYDPYYFPQYPQDEFDTICCFYVLNVLSGDEQETVIMQISELLKPGGKAYFAVRRDLKREGFRNHYLHNKPTYQRLVKLPFESIYLDERCEIYEYTHYNQIAQGRRGENPRCVFCNPPSRLTLITESSLAYAVFDGYPLGKGHSLIVPKTHQENYFELPLYLQTHCWQMVNRVQQIIQEKYKPDGFNVGFNVHKAAGQKIPHALIHVIPRYRGDYHGEKHGIRCVIPSQK, encoded by the coding sequence ATGAGTAATTTTTACCCGGAAAATAAGTACAGTCACCTCACTGCAATAAATCGTCAGTTTTTATCGTTCCCCGCTAAGTATTTATATTCTCTAAATAAACTAAAAGGTAAGATATTAGATTTTGGTTGTGGTTATGGCAAAGACGTAGAAATTTTGCAAAAAAAAGGTCTAGATATATCTGGCTACGACCCGTATTATTTTCCCCAATACCCCCAGGATGAATTCGATACCATTTGTTGTTTTTATGTGCTCAATGTGCTCTCTGGAGATGAACAAGAGACTGTTATAATGCAAATATCAGAATTACTAAAACCCGGAGGAAAAGCCTACTTTGCTGTGAGAAGAGATTTAAAAAGAGAAGGATTTAGAAACCATTATCTCCACAACAAACCTACCTACCAACGATTAGTTAAACTGCCGTTTGAATCCATTTACCTTGATGAAAGATGTGAGATTTACGAGTATACCCACTACAATCAAATAGCACAAGGTAGAAGGGGAGAAAATCCCCGTTGTGTCTTCTGCAACCCCCCCTCTAGGTTGACTCTAATCACGGAATCGAGCCTGGCATATGCGGTTTTTGATGGCTATCCTCTCGGCAAAGGACACAGTTTGATTGTTCCCAAAACTCATCAAGAAAATTACTTTGAATTGCCTCTCTACCTTCAAACTCACTGTTGGCAAATGGTAAACAGAGTCCAACAAATCATACAGGAAAAATATAAACCTGACGGGTTCAATGTCGGTTTTAACGTCCATAAGGCTGCTGGCCAAAAGATTCCCCATGCCCTAATTCACGTAATTCCTCGTTACCGGGGAGATTATCACGGTGAAAAACATGGCATCCGCTGTGTTATTCCCTCCCAAAAGTAG